A section of the Candidatus Poribacteria bacterium genome encodes:
- a CDS encoding methyltransferase domain-containing protein — MNIRPGDFVLEIGSGHNPKARSDVLCDKFIADDEQRGGTIVADRPIVEADGQFLPFADHAFDYVICSHVLEHVEDPAQLIAELERVARRGYIETPSEIGERIYGWHYHNWVVNLVDDCLMLRKNERDPQFGQLFHRLAATDKHWKRFHLTHHNLFLVQYEWEEKINYEILPDQKPALNLECPDTLERLIVSENDASGQREWLLLLKSVIPRRIVSQAKSFSARGNQRRQTKTLHEILVCPQCKGEITWEEQRLHCEACERYYPIIDGIPRCTF; from the coding sequence ATGAACATCCGTCCGGGCGATTTTGTCTTAGAAATAGGGAGCGGTCATAATCCGAAAGCACGCTCGGACGTCTTATGCGATAAATTTATAGCCGATGACGAACAACGCGGTGGCACAATCGTCGCGGACCGACCGATAGTGGAAGCGGATGGGCAGTTTCTACCGTTCGCCGACCACGCATTTGACTACGTTATCTGTTCGCATGTATTAGAACACGTCGAAGACCCTGCGCAACTCATCGCTGAATTAGAGCGCGTCGCACGCCGTGGGTATATTGAAACCCCCTCTGAAATAGGAGAGCGCATCTACGGGTGGCACTATCACAACTGGGTCGTCAACTTAGTCGATGACTGTTTGATGTTACGGAAAAATGAAAGGGATCCCCAGTTCGGACAACTCTTCCATAGGTTAGCAGCGACAGACAAACATTGGAAACGGTTTCATCTCACACATCATAACCTCTTCCTAGTCCAATATGAATGGGAGGAGAAAATAAACTACGAGATACTTCCCGATCAGAAACCGGCACTGAATTTAGAATGTCCGGATACCCTTGAAAGGCTCATCGTATCGGAGAATGACGCTTCCGGACAGCGTGAATGGCTGCTACTTCTTAAAAGCGTAATTCCGCGGCGCATTGTCTCTCAGGCAAAATCGTTTTCAGCGAGGGGAAACCAACGTCGCCAGACGAAAACACTGCATGAGATTCTCGTGTGTCCGCAGTGTAAAGGTGAGATTACATGGGAGGAACAACGTCTTCACTGCGAAGCGTGTGAACGGTACTACCCAATTATCGACGGAATTCCAAGATGCACTTTTTAA
- a CDS encoding Ldh family oxidoreductase yields the protein MNVVPKKFIRVMPDAMRAFVSEAFQKAGTSEADAAHIAHLLVLTDLRGVFSHGTWQTPGYVGMMLDGKVNPRPNVRCIDESPTTAVYDGDGGMGHFAAYHAATVAVKKAKEMGLGAATSRNHFHFGSAGKYTRLALEADCAGFAVSCHRFRHSTEAPIATATGASPMSFAIPAGNQPPIVVDMATGIDAKLPLEEAFEQSPAAFFKMLGLSHVSHALGGFMAGIWLFDKPPDPPEIWEGANQGAFIAAIDISRFRPIDAYKTEIDQHIHDARQMQPAPGYDRSDLPGGLEWEREREWAEIGIPVGEAHQEQLKTVAERVGIPFPF from the coding sequence ATGAATGTCGTACCGAAAAAATTTATCCGCGTGATGCCGGATGCAATGCGCGCATTCGTCAGTGAAGCGTTCCAAAAGGCAGGGACCTCGGAGGCAGACGCCGCACACATAGCGCATCTGTTGGTTCTCACCGATCTACGGGGTGTGTTCAGCCACGGCACATGGCAAACCCCCGGATATGTCGGCATGATGCTTGACGGGAAAGTAAACCCACGTCCAAATGTCCGCTGCATCGACGAATCCCCGACAACAGCGGTCTACGACGGTGATGGCGGTATGGGACATTTTGCCGCATACCATGCCGCAACAGTAGCCGTCAAAAAAGCCAAAGAGATGGGACTCGGTGCCGCAACGAGTCGGAACCACTTCCATTTTGGGAGTGCAGGCAAGTATACACGGCTCGCACTTGAAGCGGACTGTGCCGGGTTCGCGGTTTCCTGCCACCGTTTCCGACACAGTACCGAGGCTCCAATCGCCACCGCAACAGGTGCCTCACCGATGAGTTTCGCGATCCCAGCAGGCAACCAGCCGCCTATTGTCGTCGATATGGCAACCGGCATTGATGCCAAGTTGCCGTTAGAAGAAGCGTTTGAACAGAGTCCCGCCGCGTTCTTCAAGATGTTGGGCTTGAGTCACGTGAGCCATGCGCTCGGTGGGTTTATGGCAGGCATCTGGCTATTCGATAAACCCCCGGATCCCCCAGAAATCTGGGAAGGCGCCAATCAGGGTGCTTTCATTGCTGCGATTGACATCTCCCGATTCCGACCGATTGACGCGTATAAGACAGAAATCGATCAACATATCCACGATGCCCGACAGATGCAACCGGCACCGGGGTATGATCGATCCGATCTGCCCGGCGGCTTAGAGTGGGAGCGCGAACGGGAATGGGCGGAAATCGGCATCCCGGTTGGCGAGGCACATCAGGAACAGTTGAAAACAGTCGCTGAACGCGTTGGCATCCCGTTTCCATTCTAA
- the trxB gene encoding thioredoxin-disulfide reductase gives MNTNTNNREDRNIVIIGGGTAGFAAGVYTSRAMLEPVLITGDALGGQLSLTLDLENYPGFFGNEAGVFIQGMQEQAERFGTEVKFDTVTAVDFSQHPFAVTTYEKEYRAKSVIICTGASPRTLDIPGEEEYGGRGVSYCATCDGFFFQDQRLIVVGGGDAALEEGIFLTKYASEVYIVHRRDQLRASQIMQERAFKNDKIKFIWDTVVEEINGDAEKVTGATLKNVKTGETQPFPIDGVFIFIGHIPNTELFTDVISMDDQGYIIVDDMQRTNVNGVYAAGDVHDHVFRQAITAAGAGAAAAIAAEKFVAELENRAYPGN, from the coding sequence ATGAATACTAATACAAACAACAGAGAAGATCGAAATATTGTGATTATTGGCGGTGGCACCGCTGGGTTCGCCGCGGGCGTCTATACGTCCCGGGCAATGCTTGAACCTGTTCTCATTACAGGAGACGCACTCGGCGGGCAACTCTCTTTGACACTCGACCTGGAAAACTATCCCGGTTTCTTCGGTAACGAAGCGGGGGTCTTCATACAAGGCATGCAAGAACAGGCAGAGCGGTTCGGCACCGAGGTCAAATTCGACACCGTAACGGCTGTCGACTTTTCGCAACATCCGTTTGCTGTCACTACCTATGAAAAAGAATACCGTGCAAAATCCGTGATTATATGCACGGGTGCATCGCCGCGCACGCTCGATATTCCCGGTGAAGAGGAATACGGCGGACGGGGGGTCTCCTACTGTGCAACCTGCGATGGATTCTTCTTCCAAGATCAACGGCTCATTGTCGTTGGCGGTGGTGATGCCGCATTGGAGGAAGGCATCTTCCTAACCAAGTACGCCTCCGAGGTGTATATCGTCCACCGTCGGGATCAGCTCCGGGCAAGCCAGATTATGCAGGAACGCGCCTTCAAAAACGATAAAATTAAGTTTATCTGGGACACTGTTGTCGAAGAAATCAACGGCGACGCAGAAAAAGTGACAGGTGCTACCCTCAAAAACGTTAAAACCGGTGAGACGCAACCCTTCCCCATCGACGGCGTGTTTATCTTTATTGGACATATCCCGAACACAGAACTCTTCACAGATGTCATAAGTATGGACGATCAAGGGTATATCATCGTAGACGATATGCAGCGCACAAACGTAAACGGGGTCTATGCCGCAGGCGATGTACACGACCACGTGTTCCGCCAAGCGATTACTGCCGCAGGCGCCGGTGCCGCAGCTGCGATCGCCGCTGAAAAGTTCGTCGCAGAATTAGAGAACCGCGCCTATCCGGGGAATTGA
- a CDS encoding xylulose kinase, producing MNKHPRLALGLDSSTQSLSAVVIDIDTAEKCFEHSLDYRTDARLNHFGIGEDYILPPREEGEAEQPPLMYLASLDALFADMRAAGIPLENIRLINTSGQQHGHVYLNRDADALLSQLARRGAVTSPLQTLLKDAFAYPNAPIWMTANTTAQTEAVRNGVGGKSEMIELSGSDAPLRFTGAVVRRVGEQFPECYAATAKVQLISSFIPAVLTGNVDVPIDYGNGCGMSLMNYRSKVWDPALLAATAAGLPGGGEALSSKLPALARPDAVVGSLAAYYTEKYGFDGRCAVIAGSGDNPQSKVPVAGDLLSLGTSFVNMVSTDGNTLDPEGFANAMYDGINRPFMFGCRTNGAMVWDAVRSHYGLTKEEYAPAEAALQTVAPGQFMTFWQPRAESFPVSGAFELIRSTAQSTLAEDYTGIIETSLAALYIYSAVFTKQTQEPLFVTGGATDSPEIMRRVAGIWNRPTLPVEKGGAALGAAVAGVKALFDAACKSKLAIEKDDADADREAESFDVEAFSAAVLKRGKSIQPNPTDVAAYHGEGKYLQQFQEQYEKIMANS from the coding sequence GTGAATAAACACCCACGACTCGCGCTCGGTTTAGATTCAAGCACGCAGAGCCTATCCGCTGTCGTCATTGATATAGACACAGCCGAAAAGTGCTTCGAGCATTCGCTTGACTATCGCACCGATGCACGCCTCAATCACTTCGGTATCGGAGAAGACTATATTTTACCGCCGAGAGAGGAAGGCGAAGCCGAACAACCACCGCTGATGTACCTCGCCTCACTTGACGCGCTGTTTGCTGACATGCGCGCCGCGGGTATTCCACTGGAGAACATCCGTCTCATCAACACATCCGGACAGCAGCACGGGCATGTCTATCTGAACCGAGATGCCGACGCTTTGCTATCACAACTCGCACGTAGGGGCGCGGTCACCTCGCCCCTACAAACCCTACTAAAAGATGCCTTTGCGTATCCGAATGCCCCCATCTGGATGACGGCGAATACGACCGCACAAACGGAGGCTGTCCGAAACGGGGTCGGTGGAAAATCGGAGATGATTGAGCTTTCGGGTTCGGATGCACCCCTCCGCTTCACAGGTGCCGTTGTGCGCCGTGTCGGAGAACAGTTCCCTGAATGTTATGCCGCAACAGCAAAAGTCCAATTGATCAGCAGTTTTATCCCCGCAGTGCTGACCGGTAACGTCGATGTGCCTATCGATTACGGAAACGGATGTGGGATGTCGCTCATGAACTACCGAAGCAAGGTGTGGGATCCCGCACTGTTGGCGGCAACCGCGGCTGGTCTACCGGGGGGGGGCGAAGCGCTCTCATCGAAATTGCCTGCGCTCGCACGTCCAGATGCCGTTGTCGGTAGTCTCGCTGCGTATTACACAGAGAAGTATGGCTTCGATGGTCGCTGCGCGGTAATCGCGGGGTCCGGCGACAATCCGCAGTCGAAGGTCCCCGTTGCCGGAGATTTACTCAGCCTCGGCACCAGTTTCGTCAACATGGTATCAACCGATGGAAATACGCTCGATCCAGAGGGATTTGCCAACGCCATGTATGACGGCATTAACCGTCCCTTTATGTTCGGATGTCGTACAAACGGTGCCATGGTATGGGATGCCGTGAGGAGTCATTACGGTTTGACGAAAGAGGAATACGCACCCGCGGAAGCGGCGTTGCAGACCGTTGCTCCCGGACAGTTTATGACATTTTGGCAACCGAGGGCTGAATCCTTCCCCGTCTCTGGTGCGTTTGAGCTCATCCGATCCACCGCACAATCCACGTTGGCTGAGGACTATACCGGTATTATTGAAACGAGTCTCGCCGCGCTTTACATCTACTCCGCCGTCTTTACAAAACAGACGCAGGAACCGTTGTTTGTAACGGGCGGCGCAACAGACAGTCCTGAAATCATGCGGCGTGTCGCGGGAATCTGGAACAGACCGACGCTACCCGTAGAAAAAGGCGGCGCCGCACTCGGAGCGGCTGTTGCCGGTGTCAAAGCCCTTTTTGATGCAGCTTGCAAGTCAAAACTTGCTATTGAGAAGGACGACGCGGATGCCGACAGGGAAGCAGAATCCTTTGATGTTGAGGCGTTCAGTGCCGCGGTCTTGAAACGTGGCAAATCCATCCAGCCGAATCCTACAGACGTTGCCGCCTATCATGGTGAAGGGAAATACCTCCAGCAGTTTCAGGAACAATACGAAAAAATCATGGCAAATTCTTAA
- the moaC gene encoding cyclic pyranopterin monophosphate synthase MoaC gives MKKLTHFDEKGNTRMVNVGGKDETLRIAIARGHITARPETLRLIAEQGMKKGDVLEVARLAGIMAAKRTGELIPLCHPLALTSIRVELAIADDAPQVDIEAEVQTVGRTGVEMEALTAVSVAALTVYDMCKAVDREMVISEVQLVKKTGGKSGTFTRDTQGSSP, from the coding sequence ATTAAAAAATTAACGCACTTCGACGAAAAAGGCAATACACGGATGGTGAATGTCGGTGGCAAAGACGAGACACTCCGTATCGCCATCGCTCGTGGACATATTACGGCCCGTCCTGAAACACTCCGTCTCATCGCTGAACAGGGCATGAAGAAAGGTGATGTCTTAGAGGTCGCGCGGCTTGCAGGTATCATGGCGGCAAAACGCACTGGTGAACTCATCCCATTGTGCCACCCCCTCGCATTGACTTCAATTCGCGTTGAACTCGCCATCGCAGATGATGCACCACAGGTCGACATTGAAGCAGAAGTCCAGACGGTGGGTCGCACAGGCGTAGAAATGGAAGCACTCACCGCAGTGTCAGTCGCTGCCCTGACCGTTTATGATATGTGTAAGGCAGTGGATAGAGAAATGGTTATCAGTGAAGTCCAACTTGTTAAAAAGACAGGCGGCAAAAGTGGCACTTTCACAAGAGATACACAAGGTTCCAGTCCCTAA
- a CDS encoding DUF3857 domain-containing protein has product MNKKMPQILIIILAVCLISTVSFAADHVLIIGGVAGEKSFYDAFWDATSRFHELLTTEYGYTPDQITFLFEDTGDTHQSGQGALERVDAESNREQVLTAFDQLAKTLQPSDRFLLFMLGHASRTGRGSIKFNLRGRDITEAEYVTLINNVPTENQILIFGFPYSARFVPQLSAPGRIILTSSSPNEGYSLQAGFGDIFVDAFSTADNDINGDRDISVLEAFLSLQTRTKEWYENDGTIQSEHPHLDDNGDGNATRNLTIDPEASRVEGTDDGALAGKSFLGKRRSALPDSQRLSDSGAEDGKTEHPPSLSPHNRELTAETPSSDSREPTTDSRSENRPSALPYDYISKADEKVIQDAIDTAPAQEDYPKDGAVVLWESVDVDIDEKSRYIYSTRRVVKILNEDGADLGEISIPYMRGKDDVTIHHARTFTPDGKVVELDLNAVITDIPPPSAVDAGLYVDARLMYFTLPEISDGCIIDYAYSTNNLGHVMRGEFWRKVYFQGSQPVQYYRFTVHIPKKKQLYYQISGAPEITTGLPSNAAFLNIEPTVTENNYIRTYIFEAQNVPPLNEEYLMPAPQDLAYSISISSIDSWDKLVTWYATLIREQDTITPEITKKTSEILRGAWSRKEKVKRLYEYVATNIQYLGYELGIWAIKPYPADFVLKVGKGDCKDKTTLLSTMLSSAGINSYPVLISAGDTRGVNAHLPDGGSEVEAVPSLAYFNHMILAVDGGNQDDEFIWLDPTAETCAFGDFPAGDQDRWALIINPRFLTENKASDIENSDDSAAADRMENRLYLFRRSPSIDATSNLKRVHTRVEVKRDMSVSVDQELTATGIFNMKLRSQLAHLQTSEEKAEFFHKALELDERAKVTDVKISGLSKLEGELKVEVTWTCKEYLYAIGSQFVLELPIVKHPYAELLSEERRVYPAVIGKALTLEDKINVSTEAPFRISTVPEEQTLETEVADIQIRYSQSKRKAEMHQTIRFLTPRVTPDNIYDLKDVVRIASNRGPKRFILTQ; this is encoded by the coding sequence ATGAATAAAAAAATGCCTCAGATACTCATCATAATCCTTGCAGTTTGTCTAATTTCCACGGTTTCTTTTGCGGCGGATCACGTCCTCATCATTGGAGGTGTTGCCGGTGAAAAATCCTTTTACGACGCATTCTGGGATGCCACCTCCCGGTTCCATGAGTTGCTCACCACTGAATACGGCTACACACCCGACCAGATTACTTTTCTCTTTGAGGACACAGGCGATACACATCAAAGCGGGCAAGGCGCGTTAGAACGGGTTGACGCAGAATCAAATCGCGAACAGGTTTTAACCGCATTCGATCAACTCGCGAAGACTCTGCAACCCTCAGACAGGTTTCTACTGTTCATGCTTGGACACGCCTCCCGCACCGGTAGAGGCAGTATAAAGTTTAATCTGCGCGGACGGGACATTACAGAAGCAGAGTATGTAACGCTCATTAACAACGTGCCGACCGAGAATCAGATCCTAATTTTCGGTTTCCCTTATAGTGCGCGGTTTGTACCGCAACTGAGCGCACCCGGACGCATCATCCTCACCTCAAGTTCACCAAATGAAGGCTATTCACTACAGGCAGGGTTCGGCGATATCTTTGTTGATGCTTTCTCCACCGCAGATAACGATATAAACGGCGATAGAGATATCTCAGTGTTAGAAGCGTTCCTATCGCTACAGACACGGACGAAGGAGTGGTATGAGAACGACGGCACTATTCAGTCCGAACATCCGCATCTCGATGATAACGGTGATGGAAATGCCACGCGAAACCTAACGATTGACCCTGAGGCTTCACGTGTAGAAGGGACAGATGATGGCGCACTCGCCGGAAAGAGCTTTTTAGGGAAACGTCGTTCCGCCTTACCCGACAGTCAGCGACTTTCGGACAGCGGAGCGGAAGATGGGAAAACGGAACACCCACCCTCCCTATCCCCTCACAATCGGGAACTGACAGCAGAGACCCCTTCCTCCGACAGCCGAGAACCCACAACCGATAGCCGTTCTGAGAATCGTCCCTCGGCACTGCCTTACGACTATATCAGCAAGGCAGACGAGAAAGTCATTCAAGACGCCATTGACACGGCACCCGCTCAAGAGGACTATCCAAAAGACGGTGCCGTCGTTCTTTGGGAAAGCGTTGACGTTGACATCGACGAAAAGAGCCGTTATATATATTCCACACGGCGCGTCGTCAAAATCCTCAATGAAGATGGCGCAGACCTCGGCGAAATTAGCATCCCCTATATGCGTGGAAAAGACGATGTCACGATCCATCATGCCCGGACATTTACGCCCGATGGTAAAGTTGTTGAACTGGATTTGAACGCCGTGATAACCGATATCCCACCACCGAGTGCCGTGGACGCAGGGTTATACGTCGATGCACGCTTGATGTACTTCACACTTCCAGAAATCTCTGACGGTTGCATCATAGACTACGCCTATTCCACGAACAATCTTGGGCACGTCATGCGCGGCGAGTTTTGGCGTAAGGTCTACTTCCAAGGATCACAACCCGTGCAGTATTATCGGTTCACCGTACATATCCCGAAGAAAAAGCAACTCTACTACCAGATTTCAGGCGCGCCGGAGATTACAACAGGTTTACCATCAAATGCCGCCTTCCTTAATATTGAACCCACTGTCACCGAGAATAACTACATCCGCACCTATATCTTTGAAGCGCAAAATGTGCCACCCTTGAATGAGGAGTACCTGATGCCTGCGCCGCAGGATCTCGCTTATAGCATTAGCATCTCCTCAATCGATTCGTGGGATAAATTAGTGACATGGTATGCAACACTGATTCGGGAACAGGATACGATTACACCCGAAATTACGAAAAAGACATCGGAAATCCTTCGCGGTGCCTGGTCCCGAAAAGAGAAAGTGAAACGGCTTTATGAATACGTCGCGACGAACATCCAGTATCTCGGCTATGAACTCGGAATTTGGGCGATTAAGCCGTATCCAGCCGACTTCGTTCTGAAAGTCGGGAAAGGGGATTGTAAGGACAAAACGACACTCCTCTCCACGATGCTTTCCTCTGCGGGTATTAATTCCTATCCTGTCCTCATTTCCGCTGGCGATACACGCGGCGTTAATGCTCACCTCCCAGACGGGGGTTCGGAAGTCGAGGCGGTCCCCTCACTCGCCTATTTCAATCATATGATCCTTGCTGTGGATGGCGGAAACCAAGATGATGAATTCATCTGGCTCGATCCGACAGCAGAGACGTGCGCTTTCGGGGATTTCCCCGCAGGTGACCAAGATAGATGGGCACTCATCATTAATCCACGGTTCCTAACGGAAAATAAAGCCTCTGACATAGAAAATTCAGATGATAGTGCGGCAGCGGATCGTATGGAAAACAGGCTCTATCTCTTTCGGAGGAGTCCCTCTATAGATGCGACATCAAATCTGAAACGGGTTCACACCCGCGTAGAGGTGAAAAGGGATATGAGCGTCTCTGTTGACCAAGAGCTGACAGCAACGGGGATTTTCAACATGAAACTCCGAAGTCAACTCGCCCACCTACAGACTTCCGAGGAGAAGGCGGAATTCTTTCATAAAGCGTTGGAATTGGACGAACGCGCCAAGGTGACGGACGTCAAAATCTCTGGGCTTTCAAAGCTGGAAGGCGAGTTGAAGGTCGAAGTCACGTGGACATGTAAGGAGTATTTATACGCGATTGGCAGTCAATTTGTCCTTGAATTGCCGATCGTCAAACATCCCTATGCCGAACTATTGAGTGAGGAACGCCGAGTGTATCCCGCTGTCATCGGTAAGGCACTCACGCTTGAGGACAAAATCAACGTCAGCACGGAGGCACCGTTTCGGATTAGCACCGTTCCTGAGGAGCAGACACTGGAGACCGAGGTCGCCGACATTCAGATCCGCTATTCGCAATCCAAACGGAAAGCCGAGATGCATCAGACGATCCGTTTTCTAACACCGCGGGTCACACCGGACAACATTTACGATCTCAAAGACGTCGTCAGAATCGCCTCAAACCGAGGACCGAAACGATTTATATTAACACAGTAA
- a CDS encoding MoxR family ATPase — MPATEEVQAIEELMKSQELILEQLKKVIVGQEEVINQMLMALFAGGHCLLEGVPGLAKTLMIRTLAQILNLKFKRIQFTPDLMPADITGTDVLEEDRTTGHRTIRFIQGPIFANILLADEINRTPPKTQAALLEAMQEYQVTAGGTEFALEQPFFVLATQNPIEQEGTYPLPEAQLDRFMFKIVIDYPTETEETDIVSATTGAEIPELDTLLSGHVIVALHDIVRRVPAADNVVQYAVKIARATRPKEEDAPDFIQQWVRWGAGPRAGQYLILGAKARAILRGRYNASCEDVKSVAPAVLRHRVLTNFHAEAEGVDSDTVIQRLLDTVQEPAVRL; from the coding sequence ATGCCAGCAACAGAAGAAGTTCAAGCAATAGAAGAATTGATGAAAAGCCAAGAACTAATCTTGGAACAACTCAAAAAAGTAATCGTTGGGCAAGAGGAAGTTATCAACCAAATGTTGATGGCACTCTTTGCTGGGGGCCACTGCTTATTAGAGGGTGTCCCAGGGCTTGCCAAAACCCTCATGATTAGGACATTGGCACAAATTCTAAACCTTAAATTTAAGCGGATCCAGTTCACGCCTGATCTCATGCCCGCCGACATCACGGGAACCGATGTGCTCGAAGAAGACCGCACGACCGGGCATCGCACGATCCGATTTATTCAGGGACCCATTTTCGCGAATATCCTCCTTGCCGATGAGATTAATCGGACACCGCCGAAGACACAAGCCGCCCTCTTAGAAGCGATGCAGGAGTATCAAGTTACCGCCGGGGGTACCGAATTCGCATTGGAACAGCCCTTTTTTGTGCTCGCTACACAGAACCCGATCGAGCAGGAGGGAACATACCCACTCCCAGAAGCGCAGTTAGATCGGTTCATGTTCAAAATTGTCATCGATTACCCCACAGAGACGGAGGAGACGGACATCGTTTCGGCAACGACGGGTGCAGAGATACCTGAACTTGACACCCTACTGTCTGGGCACGTTATCGTAGCACTCCATGATATTGTGAGGCGTGTACCTGCCGCCGACAACGTCGTGCAATACGCTGTGAAAATCGCGCGCGCAACCCGTCCGAAAGAGGAGGACGCTCCCGATTTCATCCAGCAATGGGTCCGATGGGGCGCAGGTCCCCGTGCGGGTCAGTACCTCATCTTAGGGGCAAAAGCCCGTGCGATTCTACGCGGTCGCTACAACGCCTCTTGTGAAGACGTGAAATCTGTCGCCCCTGCGGTGCTACGCCATCGCGTCTTAACCAATTTCCATGCCGAAGCCGAGGGTGTTGACTCTGACACCGTCATTCAACGTCTACTCGACACAGTCCAGGAACCCGCTGTAAGATTGTAG
- a CDS encoding glycosyltransferase family 2 protein — translation MSSQKISVIIPVLNEENAIAKVITDIPKTVRTLDGKTEATVQEIIVVDNGCTDNTVAIARRNGAKVITEPRRGYGSACLAGIAALTTTEPDIVVFLDGDYSDYPTDMPHLLHPILDGRTDFVIGARSADDARDALLPQARFGNWLACFLIKCFYGVRYTDLGPFRAIRYPQLLALNMRDKTFGWTVEMQLKAAKQGIPACEIPVRYRKRIGVSKITGTLTGTLKASYKILTTLIYHRFLT, via the coding sequence ATGTCATCACAAAAAATTTCGGTCATCATTCCAGTCCTCAATGAGGAAAACGCCATTGCCAAAGTCATCACCGATATTCCGAAGACCGTGCGAACCCTTGACGGGAAGACCGAAGCCACAGTCCAAGAAATTATCGTCGTTGACAACGGCTGCACGGACAACACCGTCGCAATCGCACGCCGAAACGGGGCAAAAGTGATAACCGAACCGCGACGGGGATATGGATCCGCCTGTCTCGCCGGAATTGCCGCACTCACGACAACCGAGCCGGACATCGTCGTTTTTCTCGATGGCGACTATAGCGACTATCCAACAGACATGCCGCACCTCCTCCACCCGATCCTGGACGGCAGAACCGACTTTGTCATCGGGGCGCGAAGCGCGGACGATGCACGCGACGCCTTGTTACCGCAGGCACGATTCGGCAATTGGCTCGCCTGTTTCTTGATAAAGTGTTTCTACGGCGTGCGCTACACGGATTTAGGACCCTTCCGAGCGATCCGGTATCCGCAGCTCCTCGCTCTGAACATGCGAGACAAAACCTTCGGATGGACCGTCGAGATGCAGCTCAAAGCCGCGAAACAGGGAATCCCTGCCTGTGAAATCCCCGTCCGTTATCGCAAGCGGATCGGCGTCTCTAAAATCACCGGCACCCTCACCGGCACCCTCAAAGCCAGCTATAAGATCCTCACCACTCTCATCTACCACCGTTTTTTGACATAA
- a CDS encoding DUF104 domain-containing protein: MMERKKIKATYRNGVIEPLDKIDLPEGQALEIEFRVLLKTPHELSREEKKDLIQKMSGSMKGIWGSTVEEIDAYIESERQSWDRKF; the protein is encoded by the coding sequence ATGATGGAAAGAAAAAAAATAAAAGCAACATACAGAAATGGTGTGATTGAACCGCTGGATAAGATCGATCTTCCCGAAGGACAAGCACTTGAGATCGAGTTCAGAGTTCTCCTAAAAACGCCTCATGAACTTTCTCGAGAAGAAAAAAAAGACTTGATTCAGAAGATGAGTGGCTCAATGAAAGGGATATGGGGAAGCACTGTCGAAGAAATTGATGCTTATATCGAGTCAGAAAGACAATCATGGGATCGAAAATTTTAG
- a CDS encoding type II toxin-antitoxin system VapC family toxin, translating into MGSKILDLPAANSHITSVLLDTSVLIYYLEGIEPYNLLAQEIFQDIVDENIRGSLSAISVTEFVAKPLGTEKVIDVEGFKQFLVSLPIQVLEINYEIAERAGKLRSQYPSVPTPDALIVATALENDCDVFVTNDKRLKKLEVYGLTVIVLKDFVESHP; encoded by the coding sequence ATGGGATCGAAAATTTTAGATCTCCCGGCAGCAAATTCTCATATAACATCAGTGTTGTTGGACACCTCTGTTTTGATATACTACCTTGAAGGGATCGAACCTTACAACCTTCTGGCACAGGAAATATTTCAAGATATTGTTGATGAAAACATTAGAGGTTCTCTCTCGGCGATATCGGTAACTGAATTTGTAGCGAAACCCCTTGGAACCGAAAAAGTAATAGACGTTGAAGGTTTTAAGCAGTTTCTCGTTTCACTACCAATTCAGGTGCTTGAAATTAACTATGAGATAGCAGAGCGAGCGGGGAAACTCCGTTCGCAATATCCAAGTGTTCCAACACCAGATGCTTTAATTGTTGCGACAGCATTAGAAAATGATTGCGATGTATTTGTCACGAACGACAAACGCCTAAAAAAGCTAGAAGTCTATGGATTAACTGTAATTGTACTTAAGGATTTCGTTGAGTCGCATCCCTAA